A stretch of the Arachis stenosperma cultivar V10309 chromosome 6, arast.V10309.gnm1.PFL2, whole genome shotgun sequence genome encodes the following:
- the LOC130933538 gene encoding putative F-box protein At1g49610, with product MDQISSLPETILHDILSRLPKKDAIKTSVLSKTWREMFYTFPILSICDRESIRRSSKWKKDQQIKTFLDYGKQRLLRFSDQGLAIKEFKLTLSLTCFDLQLIYPDVDQWLKLASECSVQTLKLCLPTLKKDDPCLCYILHPGVIEARSLNKLVLKGRIRFDKEFLSPSVKFSSLCVLSLSHVLFDEEGAIEHVISHCPLIEQITLKWCYVYNPQVAGDMQISLMKSVSLHGLQKLKGVDIQGVQNVYIDAPNIEKIYYDVDSDEPSKMNFDSCRNLRALTLMNVKNEFSFTFTATWFLHLSSKFPFLESLELVDCSMFQNIKISSSQLKALVLCNCSTMEKLEIDTPNLLSFRYYYDGDDLPSISFLSCSSQLEENVRLNMIHPRLYQLKKFVKQFKNPQKFSSLSLSIHPCFPSDESFYDDEYYFWEDPYSLPPTLSVPSIKHLDVKVTSSVKNDVNVVDFVRL from the exons ATGGACCAGATATCCAGTTTACCAGAAACCATACTTCATGACATTCTCTCAAGACTGCCAAAGAAAGATGCTATCAAGACTAGTGTTTTGTCTAAGACATGGAGAGAAATGTTTTATACCTTTCCCATTTTGTCTATTTGTGACCGAGAATCTATTAGGAGGTCTTCCAAGTGGAAGAAAGATCAACAAATTAAGACATTCCTTGATTATGGCAAGCAAAGATTGCTGAGGTTCAGTGACCAAGGCTTAGCAATCAAAGAATTCAAGCTCACGCTTAGTTTAACCTGCTTTGACCTTCAGCTTATATACCCTGATGTTGATCAGTGGCTTAAGTTAGCCAGTGAATGTAGTGTCCAGACCCTAAAGCTATGCCTGCCTACTTTAAAAAAGGATGATCCATGCCTATGTTATATCTTGCATCCAGGTGTCATTGAAGCAAGATCACTTAATAAGTTAGTGCTGAAGGGGAGAATCAGATTTGACAAAGAATTCCTGAGTCCTTCAGTCAAGTTTTCCTCACTGTGTGTATTATCCTTGAGCCATGTCCTTTTTGATGAAGAAGGTGCTATCGAGCATGTTATTTCTCATTGTCCTTTAATTGAGCAGATAACCTTGAAGTGGTGTTATGTATACAACCCCCAAGTTGCCGGAGATATGCAAATTTCTCTTATGAAATCAGTAAGCCTGCATGGTCTACAAAAGCTCAAGGGAGTTGATATTCAGGGAGTACAAAATGTTTATATTGATGCTCCAAATATTGAGAAAATATATTATGATGTTGACAGTGATGAGCCCTCCAAGATGAATTTTGATAGTTGTAGAAATTTGAGAGCTTTGACCTTAATGAATGTGAAGAATGAATTTAGTTTTACTTTTACAGCCACATGGTTTCTTCATCTGTCTTCCAAATTTCCTTTCCTTGAGAGTTTGGAATTGGTTGACTGCTCCATGTTTCAGAACATTAAGATCTCAAGTTCTCAACTCAAGGCTTTGGTGTTATGTAATTGCTCTACCATGGAGAAGCTTGAAATTGACACTCCAAATCTATTATCATTTCGATACTATTATGATGGTGACGACTTACCTTCCATATCTTTTCTAAGCTGTTCTAGTCAACTGGAAGAAAATGTTCGGCTCAATATGATTCATCCACGTCTTTACCAGTTGAAGAAATTTGTCAAACAATTTAAAAACCCACAAAAGTTCTCATCACTCTCCCTCTCCATCCATCCCTGCTTCCCTTCTGATGAGAGTTTTTATGATGATGAATATTAT TTTTGGGAAGACCCATATTCATTGCCACCTACATTGTCTGTGCCAAGCATCAAACACTTG GATGTCAAGGTCACAAGCTCTGTCAAGAATGATGTGAATGTTGTTGATTTCGTTCGTCTCTAA
- the LOC130933539 gene encoding putative F-box/FBD/LRR-repeat protein At1g66290, with amino-acid sequence MDEKMDHISGLPETILHDILSRLPKKDAIKTSVLSKTWRETLYTFPILSICDRGFIRKFSKRKEDQPIKAFLDHGKQRLLRFSDPGLVIKEFSLILSLTSFVDLQRMYPDVDQWLKLASECSVQTLKLCLPTLKEDDPCLCYILHPGVIEARSLNKLVLKGRIRFDKEFLNPSVKFSSLCVLSLCYVLFDDKGAINHLISYCPRIEQITLKWCYIYNPSRTKFSFMKSLGMHGLQNLKGVDIQGVENVCIDAPNIEKIYYGAVSYKPSKISFDSCRNLRALTLMNMKIEFVITNEWFLNLFSKFPFLESLELIECSMFDIINIESGQLKALVLSNCSTMELLEIDTPNLSSFRYYFAGDDLPSISFRQCSSQLEVNVHLHMFPPFLYQLGKFVKQFKPQKFLTSLSLSMRPDDDHYHDWEEEDDPYSFPATFPVPIIKHLVIRSVRGIKSNKYPLLVNRLFHSWYPETISLSLNPSHCSKAFIEVQHYL; translated from the exons ATGGATGAAAAAATGGACCATATATCCGGCTTACCAGAAACCATACTTCATGACATTCTCTCAAGACTGCCAAAGAAAGATGCTATCAAGACTAGTGTTTTGTCTAAGACATGGAGAGAAACATTGTATACCTTTCCCATTTTGTCTATTTGTGACCGAGGATTTATTAGGAAGTTTTCCAAGCGGAAGGAAGATCAACCAATTAAGGCATTCCTTGATCATGGCAAGCAAAGATTGCTGAGGTTCAGTGACCCAGGCTTAGTAATCAAAGAATTCAGTCTCATACTTAGTTTGACCAGCTTTGTTGACCTTCAGCGTATGTACCCTGATGTTGATCAGTGGCTTAAGTTAGCCAGTGAATGTAGTGTCCAGACCCTAAAGCTTTGCCTGCCTACTTTAAAAGAGGATGATCCGTGCCTATGTTATATCTTGCATCCAGGTGTCATTGAAGCAAGATCACTTAATAAGTTAGTGCTGAAGGGGAGAATCAGATTTGACAAAGAATTCCTGAATCCTTCAGTCAAGTTTTCCTCACTGTGTGTATTATCCTTGTGCTATGTCCTTTTTGATGATAAAGGTGCTATCAACCATCTTATTTCATATTGTCCTCGAATTGAGCAGATAACCTTGAAGTGGTGTTACATATACAACCCTTCAAGAACAAAATTTTCCTTTATGAAATCCTTAGGCATGCATGGTCTGCAAAACCTCAAGGGAGTTGATATTCAAGGCGTAGAAAACGTTTGTATTGATGCTCCAAATATTGAGAAAATATATTATGGTGCTGTCAGTTATAAGCCCTCTAAGATAAGTTTTGATAGTTGCAGAAATTTGAGAGCTTTGACCTTGATGAATATGAAGATTGAATTTGTTATTACAAACGAGTGGTTTCTTAATCTTTTTTCTAAATTTCCTTTCCTTGAGAGTTTGGAATTGATTGAATGTTCCATGTTTGATATCATTAATATTGAAAGTGGTCAACTAAAGGCTTTGGTGTTGTCTAATTGTTCTACCATGGAATTGCTTGAAATTGACACTCCAAATCTGTCATCATTTCGGTACTATTTTGCTGGTGACGACTTACCTTCCATATCTTTTCGACAATGTTCTAGTCAACTGGAAGTAAATGTTCATCTCCACATGTTTCCTCCATTTCTTTACCAGTTGGGGAAATTTGTCAAACAATTTAAACCACAAAAATTCTTGACATCGCTCTCGCTCTCTATGCGTCCCGATGATGATCATTATCAT GATTGGGAAGAGGAAGATGACCCATATTCATTCCCAGCTACATTCCCTGTGCCAATCATTAAACACTTGGTCATACGGTCTGTTCGGGGAATTAAATCTAATAAGTATCCGCTTCTTGTGAATCGCTTGTTCCATAGTTGGTACCCAGAAACTATTTCATTGAGCTTGAACCCTTCTCATTGCAGTAAAGCATTCATTGAGGTACAACATTATCTCTAA